From Aegilops tauschii subsp. strangulata cultivar AL8/78 chromosome 5, Aet v6.0, whole genome shotgun sequence:
GACAGACAGAAAAGTCGATACAATGCGCAGGTAAATTGTCCTAGTTACAGTAGCTCCAATGTTTGGTGAAGTATATAGTATCACTGGCACTGCTAGCAATGCGGACGTCGGCCCCTCGCCGTGCATGCATGCCATCCGATCCTTTAAAGAGGGTCAATTGTCATGAGCTGCACAATGCCAATTCAATCGCAACCAGCTTTAAAACGGAAAATGGTTAGATTAACATACTACAGTACTACCATGAGTGCGCCCGTGCGTAGTTTAATTATTAGTTAGGGGCAGAGCTTCTTTAAATTTTGGTAGTAACAGCGGATGACTGGCCTACCGCGCGCACTTTTAGTCCAACAGCGAAGGCGTTCAGCTTGTCCCCGACACGTATTATTTTATGCAATGTGTTTGCTTTAGCCCTAGCTTAATTAGCTCCGGAGTCGAGTCCCACTCCCGCCACCATCCATCAATCATCAGTTGGCACCAGCATTTGTATTAAAAAATAAACTACATGATCTGCTACTAATGATTTGTGTTAGTAATATACACGACCAGTCAATGGATGAGAGGGCCGGTTGGGGGTGCGTGGAAAATGCCATAAGAGCGACTCAAATAGGGTTTCTGCTTTCAtgtagtttttctttttctttttgagagTTGTTTTCATGTAGTTAGTTCTATGTAGCGATTAATGCAGGGATGATGAGTTATTCAGTAATGTTGAATATATATTACTCTTTCGGTTTCATATTAATTGTCGCTCAaacatactactccctccgtccatattaatattagttgtcgctcaaatAGATATAGATGCATCTAACACTGAGGTAGTATATGTCATCCATCGATCGGTTGCTGAGTTTTAAGAAAGTTGTACGTGCTAATCAACCAGCTGCTGCTACAGCATTTTGCAAAGAAGAATTGAGTTAGTTTACTGTGGCTGCTGGGTTGGGTATGGATGCGTACGTGGTCCAACTCCAACGATGTTCAAGGGGACCAAATGCTTTCCCTCACCAACCAACTTAAATGGCCCTGGTTAGTACGTCCAAATACATGCCCAAAAGTTGTCCAAAGTTGTCATCATCCTCTCCAGACAATTAATCAACCGGATTAAGCGCAGGCCCGTTACTAAgcatgcgtgcatgcatgcaaatACGAACCATGCAAAGGGAAGAGAAAAGGAAGCTCCATGACAGCCAGGAATTGGACGCGCGTACGTAGCACCCATCATCTGACTCTGCACCGAACTTCCACTTACTTAAAACCCTCTGATTGGATTAGATTAGAATTTGCATGGCGACCAGTGTTTGATGGGTCTTGGTGCTGCTTCGGCGACTAGGCTGTGCGTGTTGCTTTGTGCATGCGCATGATGGCTAATTGATGGCCAAGTTTGGAGAAAGTTTGATTCAAGTTGCCTTTTTTGGCTTGTTTTTGAACGACCCACAGCTTTCTCACATGCATCTTTCGATCTTGAGCAGCTTTGGACGGTGGAGATAGGCGCTGTGGATGGAACGCGAATGTAAATGGCTTTATCGTGTCTTGTCTCTGTGGGACTTTGTAAACTGCACGAGATCATTGTCCCACCAACGCCAACCTTCAGCATTCTTGATTGGGTTTTTGTTACTCTTGGCCCCGGAAGAGATTCAGCTGTGCTCACATCAACTCTGTCTTGACATTCCGCTACCAGCTACTTTGTTGAAAGAAGATGAAGCACTGCATCTTGATTTTCTCCTGTCAATGACATCTTGTCTGTAGCAGTTTTGTCGGCTGGTGAAAATGCCTTCAACTACCAGCCAAAAATAATAATATCTACTAGTAGATGACATTTCCAGAAATCTCAGGAAAGAGATTCGAAAGGAATGTATCGATCCCAGAAGGAGATGAGCTTGCATACACCGATGGAAATGTACGTGGATGCATTGATCCCTACATCTTATACATATCTTATTGAAAGAAGAGAGGAAAAGAGAAAATGATTAATAAGAAGAATAAAAGAAGCTACCACACCAATCATTAGGGAAATTGATTAATAGCCCCAGAACAGCATCATTCTTGGGCGCGCGGTAATTGCGAAGCTAATCCCCGAATTACCACGAACGCCTCAAGGTTAAATAAATCTCCACACACAACTTAATTACCCACTCACGTCGCCCTCGGTGCACGCTTGACAGGCGTATTATATTACAACTCTACCCCTAGCTTAAAGAAAGAATTACCAAATTGCCCCCTATAGAGGCCAGGCCACCAACTCTGGCGAGCTTGGCGCCGCCAGCTGCGGATGATGTGGGCGGttggccggccggccggccggtcAACACGCGTAGTACTCGACGAGCTCGTCCAGCGACTCGGGCTGCGGGTCCGCGTTCTCCAGCATCCAGAGGAGGTGCTCGAACAGCACCACCTCGCAGCCGATGATGGTGCCGCCGGCGCCGTCGccgcccacgccgccgcccgagcgGTCCACGAGGTTCTGGAACAGCGGGTGGCAGACGAGGTCGGCGGCGATGAGGTAGCGGCGGCGCGACTTGCCGACGTACACCGGGTGGAGGCCCGGGGGCACGCCGTCGGCGCCGTGGAACGACgccgcgccgcccccgcccccgccgacGCCGCGGCCCCACgggtcctcctcctcgccgccgccgtgcgACACCGCCGAGGGCGTGCGGGAGATCCGGCTCGACGAGTGCCACCGCCTGATCATGCACTTGAGCTTGCTGCTCAGCCCGCCCTTCGCCATTGGAAGCAGAGAGAGATGGAGAGGATGTTCTTGGGGTTCAGTCGGAAAGAGAAAGGAGGCGTAGGGATGACTTGCAGGGTCGGGGAGGTGGCGAGAGGTTATATATAGGAGGCGGAGGGGAGGCCGGCTGTGGACTGGCGGGATGGAGACCGGTGGGAGGGCGAGGGTCAAGGTGTCGGGGGCGGTGCATGGCATGGTGATGATGGTAAAACCGAACctggaggagaggagagggagtatttgacaaaaaaaactaccacattaggGGTTGTCGTCCCACAGAACTACCACATTCAAAAAAGTGACTGATAACTATCAAAAATTTCTAATTTTGTGactaaaaactaccacttttaAAAAATGACCGGTTTAGATGATTTAAACACGtttatgacatgcgggacccaccctTCAGGGGTGACGTGGCGGCACAGTCAACTCTGTTTATTTTGATCGTTAAGTTGACCGTTATGCCAggtggggcccacacgtcagcAGCCTACCGCGAGTGGAATATCCGCCTCGTCGCGGGCTAACCCTCTCTTCTCCCCCGATCCCCACGCCATTTCGCCgtgcccgcccgccgccgccgccgccgccgaaaaACCATGGCTTTCTCCGCGCGGAGGAGCCTCGCCACCGGCCTCTCCCGCCACCTCACCCGCCGCCTCCacccctccctctcccacctcGTCCCCTCCTCCCACCACGACAACAACCATGAGGAcccgtcctcctcctccgccccCCGGTTCCCCACCCAGCAAGCCCCCCTGCACTTCCCCTCCGGCGACCTCCGTCGGCGCTCGAGATCCCAGGGCCTGGCCCTCCCGCTTCCCTTCGGCACCCACCTCGCGGCCCACCGCGgcttctccacctcctccctcgGACCGCAGATCGATGGGATCCTCACCGACCCCGCGGCCGGCCAGATGGATGTCGCCGCGGGCGTCCTCTCCGACGCCGAGGCCTCGGTCGCGCCCGCCTTCCCGTTGCCCTTCCCGGGGGAagtggccgccgccgccgcagacTCGTTTCCCCCGGTCGCCGCCCTACAGTACGCCATCGACGCCGTCCATTCGTTCACTAGCCTCAACTTAACGGTCAAAATAAACAGAGTTGACCGTGCCGCCACGTCACCCCTGAagggtgggtcccgcatgtcataaaCGTGTTTAAATCGTCTAAACCGGTCAGTTTtcaaaagtggtagtttttagtCACAAAATTAGAAATTTTTGGTAGTTATCAGCCACTTTTTTGAATGTGGTAGTTCTGTGGGACGCCAACCcctaatgtggtagttttttgtcaaatACTCGAGGAGAGGAGAACAGTGGGGAGGCAACTGGCCGCCGCCCCGTCGGGAAGTGGTGATACTCCGTTTGTGACGGTGCGAGGTATCTggccgtccgtccgtccgtctcTTTCTCTCCGGTTGGCATGCAGCACGGCAGCGCAGACCCGAGTGTGAATTTGCGAGGACCGTGACATGTCCATCGTCAGGTAGTACGCCGAGCTGATATCCATCACATTTATTTAGATTTAAGCCGTATATGCTCATCGCCGGCCACTTGCACGAGGCCACAAAAATGGCTGTGGAACTTGTCCGTGAGTAGAAGTGCATCTGGCAGTGGAAAGCGGATGCGGAAGCGGATTTGGGGCACGCAAGTGCGGGggcaccgagtccctcggacgTGATTTTTTCTTTCGGCTTTTGATTTTCAagctttcatatattttgaaTAAAAATTTAAATTAAGTTATGTTTTCATACTAGTGTTTCTCGTGACGTGGCCTTTTAAATAAGATTTATTTTAAATATGTTTTAGGTAGGGATGCTGCGCCATccccaccacccccccccccccccccccctctctctctctctcgctcgtaCCATCCCCTGATCCCCTGGTCTATGTTATTTCGCTGATCATCaattaaaaagaaaaatgatTCAGGTAGAGTGCTTTGCCCCCCGTGACCTTCAAAAAAAATGTTTTAGGTTTTAACTTTTAAAACTTAGTACGAGCTACATACAAAATCACGATTTCTTTTTGCGTGTGACTGACAAAAAATGTCTTAAAATTTTATCTATGACACTTAATAAAAACAAGTAAAAAATTGCAAGTTTCAGATGAAAAACCGTAAGTTTCAACAACTAAAACTTAATTTACTGTGCCCCTACTGTGCTTGGCATGTGCATGCCCCCGCACCTGCGCGCCGGTGCGAATTTTCGTGTGAAAAGCCACAACCTATCGAGGAGCAGAACGTAAGGCTACCTCAACCATCTCTGTTCCAGGATCGTATGATTTTGTACCTCGTCCGTAATGTACTACTACAACTACTACTACTCTTTTTCTCCTGTTGCTCTCTTGTCGAGACAGACAGACGTGGCATTGGCCACAGATTGCGCTTGCTCCTTTTGGAGCCCAGCTGTGCAAAAGCACCTCGCCGCTATACGTGTCACACTTAGCAAAGGTTATTGGTTAGTTAGGGTCTGAACCCTAAAGAGATTCTTGCCTGTTTTCTGTATATATGTGAGCCAACCACATGTTTTCGCATCAGATAAACAATTGCCATTAATCAATCAAGGAAAGGAAAGTTTGTAGGTAATTAAGACGGGACTTTTGCAACTTGGAGCTAAGTTTGTGGTTCATTTACCTATCATGTATCATCAGAAGACAATTAAACACCTTTTCTTTCTGGGCACTTTTGCACATTCTATAGTCAGTCATATGTACTTGTCTCATAGTGTCATCTAACACGTAAGTATTAGTGTTTAGTTCTCCATGGAGTGAAAAGTGTGCTAGAAAAGTGTCAACCACTATATTTTTTCTTGCCATCAGCATTATCCATGAGAATATCTGTATATATAGTTTCTTAATATTGAAAGGAAACAAAACACCTGCTTGTGAGTGCTCTCTCTTCCTCTCTGTTTCACACACAGAAACCTAGACGTCAATCACCACTAACCCTCCGGTCGTCTCACCCCACCCTAGGCCCCTCTCCCTGCTCCCATATGCCCCCTCCCCAAGGAGGTGGCGTGGACTCGCCCATGGTACATGTGGCTCAATTCTACCCCGTCACTGTCGCCACCAGTCGAGGTGGCGGTGGTCCCTTACCAGTAGGAAGGCGTGGTCTTCTTTCCAATGAGAATAGTTGGGTTTGGTCGATGTCTTTTGGGATGGCTGCAACCAACAGACATGCAGTTGCGACGCTCCAGATGTGTGGATGACATGGTGTCCCTTGGCTTATGCGCTCCATTGATGTTTTGCAAGTGCACATGGTTAGTTTATAAGCACGACTCATGAGAACTATTGTAACCCAGTTTACATGTTAAGTCCAAAGAAGCCAAAGGAAGGAAACTATCAGCCTCGCAACTACGTTGTGACGTACACAACTACGCTTGCACTCAAACCGTAATTCGGAGATCGTCTATTGTATTAGTTGCTAGGTGAACTAGAACATAAAGTAAATAGTAAGACAAATGGTGAAGTAAACTATGGAGGTGAAGCATTTAATTGACCGgagggggtgaatgggagatttttATCAAATTCTTGGAAAGAAGCTATTTCTTCGAAGAATCGACAAGGTAGGTGGTACTGAAGAAATACTTGCAGAATTGAATAGGCTAAGCATGCGACCAACAGTCGTAGAGGAGAGAAATAGAAGAGAACGCGCACGGACTCGCTTGCCTCGCCTGGCCGGGCTCAGGCATGGGCCGGGACCGGGTGGCACGTGATGCGGCTTgaaactacgtcggtatttcccaaagaggaagagatgatgcagcacaacagcggtaggtatttccctcagtgatgagaccaaggttatcaaaccagtaggagaaccaagcaacacaacgtaaacaacacctgcacacaaataacaaatactcgcaacccgacgtgtaaaaggggttgtcaatccctttcgggtagcggcgctcAACGGACGTGAGAGAGAGTTGTacatattgatagatcgaatgccaaataaaataaattgcagcaaggtatttttgtatttttggtttaatagatctgaaaataaaaggcaaataaaatagatcacaaaggcaaataatatgagaaagagacccgagggccgtaggtttcactagtggcttctctcgagaaaatagcaaacggtgggtgaacaaattactgttgggcaattgatagaacttcaaatagtcatgacgatatccaggcaatgatcattatataggcatcacgtccaagattagtagaccgactcctgtctgcatctactactattactccacacatcgaccgctatccagcatgcatctagtgtattaagttcatggagaaacgaagtaatgcaataagaacgatgacatgacgtagacaagatctatttatgtagaaatagaccccatcgttttatccttagtagcaacgatacatacgtgtcggttccccttctgtcactgggatcaagcaccgtaagatcgaacccactacaaagcacctcttcccattgcaagataaatagatcaagttggccaaacaaaaaccaaatatcggagaaaaaatacgaggctataagcaatcatgcatataagagatcaaagaagactcaaataactgtCATGGATAAAAAGACAgctctgatcataaactcaaagttcattcgatcccaacaaacacaccgcaaaaagagttacatcatatggatctccaagagaccattgtattgataatcaaaagagagagaggaagccatctagctactaactatggacccgaaggtctacaaagaactactcacgcatcatcggagatgcaccaatggaagtggtgaacccctccatgatggtgtctagattggatctggtggttctggactctgcggtggctggaattgattttcatcaactcccctagggtttctggaatattggggtatttatagagcaaagagtcggttcagggggcacccgaggtgggcacaacccaccagggcgcgcctggcccccctggcgcgccctggcgggttgtgctcccctcggagcacccccaggcgcttctccggccaactggatgtcttttggtccaaaaaaatccacaaaaaatttcactgcatttggactccgtttggtattgatttcctgcgatgtaaaaaaacatgcagaatacaaaaactggcacttggcactatgtcaataggttagtaccaaaaaatgatataaaatgactataaaatgattataaaacatccaagaatgatactataacagcatggaacaataaaaaattatagatacgttggaggcgtatcaacatccccaagcttaactcctgctcgtcctcgagtaggtaagtgataaatacagaatttttgatgtggaatgctgcctaatatgtcatctcatattcttttctttatagcatggacatttggacttttatatgcttcaaagcaatagtctagttttgacatgatgacttaaatactcaagcatatcaacaagcaaccatgtctttcaaaatatcaatgctaaaataagttatccctagcccatcatgcttaatcattgatccattcatgaaacatactcgcatattagctacacccaacactcaagtacaatcatagtgcctcctagttggtgcttttataagagaagatggagactcaaattcataataaaaattgcataaagtaaaagaaaggcccttcatagagggaagtagggatttgtagaggtgccagagctcaaagcgaaaaacttagagataaaaacattttgggaggtgtgcctttcccaccaacgaaaacgacttagagttcccaacactttccatgctagatatatcataggcggttcccaaacaaaaaaataaagtttattcctttttccaccatactttcactttccatggctagccgaatccacgaTTGCCTTcaataccaacactttccaaggaatttattatttgacaacataaagtaaattcatttttcatttcgggactgggcatccctaatacctttgctttactctcgtgcaatgacaagtgaataaacactcatcatgagaataacacatctagcatggaaaatattggccacccctcaccgcctcgcgagcggtacgaacacacaaaagagaagtttattttgaattagagatggcacataaaaatttgcttagaacggcaaaagaataccgcatatacgtaggtatagtggactcatgtggcaaaactggtttaaaggtttttggatgcacaagtagtgatcatacttagtgcaaaatgaaggctagcaaaagattgaaaagcgaccaaccaagaaacgaataatctcataagcgagcattaagcataattaacaccgaataatgcaccataagtaggttgtaatttcattgcatgactattgactttcgtgcttgcatagggaatcacaaaccttaacaccaatattcttactaaagcataattactcatcagcatgactcacatatcacatcatcatatctcaaaactattacaaagaatcaagtttattttgtccaatgatcttcatgaattttttattatatccttcttggataacTATCACTTTGGGGCTAATTTTCagatgttgcttttgataagctcaaacaaatataagtgaagatcatgagcataatttttctttctctcataataatttaagtgaagcaagagagatttcttg
This genomic window contains:
- the LOC109772460 gene encoding auxin-responsive protein SAUR76 — translated: MAKGGLSSKLKCMIRRWHSSSRISRTPSAVSHGGGEEEDPWGRGVGGGGGGAASFHGADGVPPGLHPVYVGKSRRRYLIAADLVCHPLFQNLVDRSGGGVGGDGAGGTIIGCEVVLFEHLLWMLENADPQPESLDELVEYYAC
- the LOC109772493 gene encoding uncharacterized protein — its product is MAFSARRSLATGLSRHLTRRLHPSLSHLVPSSHHDNNHEDPSSSSAPRFPTQQAPLHFPSGDLRRRSRSQGLALPLPFGTHLAAHRGFSTSSLGPQIDGILTDPAAGQMDVAAGVLSDAEASVAPAFPLPFPGEVAAAAADSFPPVAALQYAIDAVHSFTSLNLTVKINRVDRAATSPLKGGSRMS